The Flavobacterium psychrotrophum region TTTAAAACCGGCGGTGTTACACAACAGCAGGTAGACCAGAGTAAAGTATCGCTTTCAAATGCAAAGGCGCAGTATGATGCTGCCCGTATAAACATAGGCGATGCCAGCATCAAATCCAGTATTAACGGTATTGTAAACGCCCGTAATATAGAGCCGGGAAGTGTTGTATCTCCGGGTACTGTGCTTTTTGAACTTGTAGACGTTAGCTCGCTAAAATTAAAAGTAAATGTACCTGAAAGCCAGGTAGCAACACTTAAGGTTGGTACATCTGTAAAAGTAACTGCCAGCGTATATCCTGATAAAGAGTTTACCGGAAAAATAACCTTTATTGCCCCTAAAGGCGATACGTCACTTAACTTTCCTGTAGAAATAACGATAGCTAATAACCCTAATAACGAACTTAAGGCAGGTATGTACGGAAGCGTTGTTTTTGGTACTTCATCAAAACAGCCGGAAGTGCTTACTGTACCTCGTGTAGCGTTTGTGGGTGGTGTGGGTAACAACCAGATATTTGTTGTAAAAGATGGTGCTGTTACACTTACTAAAGTGGTTGCCGGGCGTATTTTCGGCGAAACGGTGGAGGTTCTTAAAGGCCTTAATGCCGGAGACGTTGTAGTAACCAGCGGACAGATAAACCTTGCAGAAGGCAGTAAAGTAGAAGTTATTAAATAGGCCCATAATCCCCGAAAGGGGAAAAGCGAAAAAAATGAAAATAGCAGAAATATCCATAAAACGGCCAACACTTATTATAGTGTTGTTTACCATACTTACTTTGGGTGGGCTTTATAGCTACAGTAGCCTGA contains the following coding sequences:
- a CDS encoding efflux RND transporter periplasmic adaptor subunit; this translates as MKKVIYIVVIAAIIGVGALMLNKNKAKNDAETAVVAQQNSSVSVRTAVAKQGVPDLAYTANGNFEAAQQLDFPAENNGRVVNVLVDEGDQVRKGQVLATIKGDQLNVQLQSAKAAYENAQSDAKRYENAFKTGGVTQQQVDQSKVSLSNAKAQYDAARINIGDASIKSSINGIVNARNIEPGSVVSPGTVLFELVDVSSLKLKVNVPESQVATLKVGTSVKVTASVYPDKEFTGKITFIAPKGDTSLNFPVEITIANNPNNELKAGMYGSVVFGTSSKQPEVLTVPRVAFVGGVGNNQIFVVKDGAVTLTKVVAGRIFGETVEVLKGLNAGDVVVTSGQINLAEGSKVEVIK